A single window of Nicotiana tomentosiformis chromosome 1, ASM39032v3, whole genome shotgun sequence DNA harbors:
- the LOC138906745 gene encoding uncharacterized protein encodes MFLKEFVPQTLRDVWHTEFERLGQGTMTMSKYAIRFNELTRHAPILVPTVRERVSRFIEGLDYDIKICMTRELQTDTPFQQVVEIARKIEGVFGEERESEEAKMSRRSGGFSELYSSARTHYSGGSRSRSAQSAHQITRGAPVYSAPLTQDSYSGYSNYPAQTQYE; translated from the coding sequence atgttcttgaaagagtttgttccccagactcttcgAGATgtgtggcacacagagtttgaacggttgggTCAAGGCACTATGACAATGTcaaaatatgctatcaggttcaatgagttaacccgtcatgcacctatcttggttcctacagttagagaacgGGTcagcagattcattgaggggctcgattatgatattaaaatatgcatgacTCGAGAGttacaaactgatactccatttcaacaagtagtggagattgcaaggaagattgagggtgtttttgGAGAGGAAAGGGAGTCTGAGGAGGCCAAAatgtctcgaagatctggagggttcagtgaactttactcttcagctaggacccattatagcggaggctcgagaagtcggtcagctcagtctgcacatcagattactcggggtgctccagtttatagtgcaccactgACACAagattcttatagtggttattccaattatccggcacagactcagtacgagtag